Part of the Gemmatimonadaceae bacterium genome, TGCGGGTGCGGCGCCTCTGGATCCCGGTGTTGCATGGCCCGCGCCGCCCGGGCACCTTGTATAACGAATTGCGGATCAACGAGTTACACAATCAACGGCGAGGGTGTGTCCTCTCGCGGAGACACCTGCGTGTCTGCTTTTCCCACCCGTCGGCTGGCGGCGCTGCTGCTGGGAGGCGTCATGTTCGGATGTTCGGGAACGCGACCGGCCGACCTCGGTGTGCAGGCCGGCCGGCTGCGTCCCTGCCCCGGGACGCCGAACTGCGTGAGCTCCGAGGCGGGCACGCCGGCTGAGCAGTTGGTGAAGAGCTTCCCGGCTCCGGGCGGCGCGGCGGACCTCGAGCGCCTGGCCACCCTCGTTCGGGCGTGGCCGCGCACCGAGGTCGTCACCGCGACGCCGGGCTACCTCCACGCCGAATCGACCAGCCTGCTGATGCGATTCAAGGACGATGTGGAGTTCCGCTACGACGCAGCCAGCGGCGAAATCCACGTCCGGTCGGCATCCCGGCTCGGGAAGAGTGACCTGGGCGTGAACCGCAAGCGGGTGGAAGGGCTGCGCGACCAGTGGTTCGCGCGCTTCGGCGGCGCGCGGTAGGCCCGCCGCGCCCCGTCAGCGCGGCGCGTAGGCGACGACGGTGACCTCGATCAGGATGCCGCGCAGGCGCGCGCCGACGGTGGTCCGCGACGGATAGGGCGCCGTGAACGTGGCCTTCCAGATGTCGTTGACCGCGCCCCAGTCCTGCTCGTTGGTGAGGTAGACCGTGGCCGCAACGACATCGGCTAGCGTGGCTCCGGCCTGCGCGAGGATCTCGCGGATGTTCGCGAGCACCTGGACGGCTTGCGCCTCGACGGTGGCGCCGACGAGCGTGCCGGTGCGCGGATCGCGCGGCACCTGTCCCGAGACATGGATGAAGTCGCCTGCCCGCACTGCGGGCGTGTAGGCCCCGACGGGCGGCGGCACGTCATCGGGGAGGAAGATCGGTGTCCACGCACGGTCGGTCATGAGTCCGCCAGGGAGAAGGAAGGCCTGGCTGGAAGGGATAGCGCCCGCGCGAAACATTTGCTAACTCTTTCAGGCAATCGCCGCGTGCGGTGCGCAGTTCCGCCCACTGTTCAACCTGTCTCGAGGAGGTGATCCCATGGCCAGTCGCAGTCCTTCCGCCGGCTCGACCTGGGCAAACGGTCACCCGACCGTCGCCTGATCCACGTTGTCCAGGCCGTCGGCTCGTGACCGTGTCGAGCCGGCGTCGAAGGCAGATGGCCCGTCCCGCAGTCGCGGTGACGGGCCATCTCGTTTCCGGCCGCCGCGGGGCGTCGCACGTGCCGCTGTCGGCGCGCGTCGCCTGCGTGGTCAGGACGTGGGGCCGAGTGCGTTCTCCGCGTCGAGCGTGAAGCGCGGGATGTCGGAGGCGAAGCGGGACTTGTCCGCGCGTCGGAAGAAGTACTGCCCTTCCATGTAGCCGCTGGGCGACTTGAGCACGCAGAAGCTCTGGTACTCGTGGATGTGGCCTGGGGCGATCACCGGCAGCTCTCCGACCACGCCCTCCCCTTCCACCTCGGTGTCCTCGCCGTCACCGACCGAGTCGTGGATGAGCCACTTG contains:
- a CDS encoding DUF1499 domain-containing protein; the encoded protein is MSAFPTRRLAALLLGGVMFGCSGTRPADLGVQAGRLRPCPGTPNCVSSEAGTPAEQLVKSFPAPGGAADLERLATLVRAWPRTEVVTATPGYLHAESTSLLMRFKDDVEFRYDAASGEIHVRSASRLGKSDLGVNRKRVEGLRDQWFARFGGAR
- the apaG gene encoding Co2+/Mg2+ efflux protein ApaG, whose amino-acid sequence is MKRPPFFYRESHGIRVSVRPVFLPAQSQPAHAQFVFAYFVRLENVGDQAAQLLSRKWLIHDSVGDGEDTEVEGEGVVGELPVIAPGHIHEYQSFCVLKSPSGYMEGQYFFRRADKSRFASDIPRFTLDAENALGPTS
- a CDS encoding RidA family protein, coding for MTDRAWTPIFLPDDVPPPVGAYTPAVRAGDFIHVSGQVPRDPRTGTLVGATVEAQAVQVLANIREILAQAGATLADVVAATVYLTNEQDWGAVNDIWKATFTAPYPSRTTVGARLRGILIEVTVVAYAPR